A single window of Lacerta agilis isolate rLacAgi1 chromosome 12, rLacAgi1.pri, whole genome shotgun sequence DNA harbors:
- the GPR141 gene encoding probable G-protein coupled receptor 141 isoform X2 — translation MDRRRELLPSSTSEPQQNFNSIDSAHIALITIYTVVFIGGVCGVIKMSFLLLKMNALSVTTTAVINLVVVHSLFLVTVPFRLYYYATKKWIFGTPFCKVVSGMIHFHMYLTFLFYMIFLVIRCLIFFQWKDKVEFYRNLHAVATSIAVWILAIVIVVPVILCWYGKTGVYANGMCFEFHQEFNSDPVKAVNYIVIAVMVAIICTLLGLQVFMIQKVVKTLSGSLWSHQEFRAQLKSLFFIGILMFCFLPSHLFRIYFIQHADDKRLNSVNEICLGITAFSCLDLFLFVITGSKTLRQRINGLLCC, via the coding sequence ATGGATAGACGGAGAGAGCTCCTTCCTAGCTCAACGTCAGAGCCTCAACAGAACTTCAACTCAATAGATTCCGCTCACATCGCCTTGATCACAATATACACGGTGGTGTTTATCGGAGGTGTGTGTGGAGTCATCAAAATGTCCTTTTTGCTACTGAAAATGAATGCCTTATCAGTGactacaacagcagtcataaactTAGTGGTAGTCCACAGTCTCTTCCTTGTGACTGTGCCGTTTCGCCTGTATTACTACGCCACCAAAAAATGGATCTTTGGAACACCCTTTTGCAAAGTTGTGAGCGGAATGATACACTTCCACATGTACCTCACTTTCCTGTTCTATATGATTTTCTTGGTAATCAGGTGCCTTATCTTCTTTCAGTGGAAGGACAAAGTGGAATTCTACAGGAATTTGCATGCTGTGGCGACCAGCATAGCTGTGTGGATTCTGGCTATTGTCATTGTGGTGCCAGTAATATTGTGCTGGTACGGGAAAACGGGGGTTTATGCAAATGGAATGTGTTTTGAATTTCACCAGGAGTTCAACAGTGACCCAGTGAAAGCTGTCAACTACATTGTAATTGCTGTAATGGTTGCAATAATTTGCACCCTCTTGGGTTTACAAGTGTTCATGATTCAAAAGGTGGTGAAAACCCTTTCAGGGTCACTTTGGTCACATCAAGAGTTTCGGGCGCAGCTGAAAAGCTTGTTCTTTATAGGGATCTTAATGTTTtgcttcctccctagtcaccttTTTCGGATTTATTTCATTCAGCATGCAGATGACAAGCGACTGAATTCTGTCAATGAAATCTGCTTGGGCATAACTGCCTTCAGCTGCCTTGATCTGTTCTTGTTTGTGATAACTGGAAGTAAAACCCTGAGGCAAAGAATCAATGGACTTTTATGCTGCTAA
- the GPR141 gene encoding probable G-protein coupled receptor 141 isoform X1, whose protein sequence is MLSSLAVIKEDSRSMDRRRELLPSSTSEPQQNFNSIDSAHIALITIYTVVFIGGVCGVIKMSFLLLKMNALSVTTTAVINLVVVHSLFLVTVPFRLYYYATKKWIFGTPFCKVVSGMIHFHMYLTFLFYMIFLVIRCLIFFQWKDKVEFYRNLHAVATSIAVWILAIVIVVPVILCWYGKTGVYANGMCFEFHQEFNSDPVKAVNYIVIAVMVAIICTLLGLQVFMIQKVVKTLSGSLWSHQEFRAQLKSLFFIGILMFCFLPSHLFRIYFIQHADDKRLNSVNEICLGITAFSCLDLFLFVITGSKTLRQRINGLLCC, encoded by the exons ATGCTTTCATCCCTG GCTGTGATAAAAGAAGATTCTAGAAGCATGGATAGACGGAGAGAGCTCCTTCCTAGCTCAACGTCAGAGCCTCAACAGAACTTCAACTCAATAGATTCCGCTCACATCGCCTTGATCACAATATACACGGTGGTGTTTATCGGAGGTGTGTGTGGAGTCATCAAAATGTCCTTTTTGCTACTGAAAATGAATGCCTTATCAGTGactacaacagcagtcataaactTAGTGGTAGTCCACAGTCTCTTCCTTGTGACTGTGCCGTTTCGCCTGTATTACTACGCCACCAAAAAATGGATCTTTGGAACACCCTTTTGCAAAGTTGTGAGCGGAATGATACACTTCCACATGTACCTCACTTTCCTGTTCTATATGATTTTCTTGGTAATCAGGTGCCTTATCTTCTTTCAGTGGAAGGACAAAGTGGAATTCTACAGGAATTTGCATGCTGTGGCGACCAGCATAGCTGTGTGGATTCTGGCTATTGTCATTGTGGTGCCAGTAATATTGTGCTGGTACGGGAAAACGGGGGTTTATGCAAATGGAATGTGTTTTGAATTTCACCAGGAGTTCAACAGTGACCCAGTGAAAGCTGTCAACTACATTGTAATTGCTGTAATGGTTGCAATAATTTGCACCCTCTTGGGTTTACAAGTGTTCATGATTCAAAAGGTGGTGAAAACCCTTTCAGGGTCACTTTGGTCACATCAAGAGTTTCGGGCGCAGCTGAAAAGCTTGTTCTTTATAGGGATCTTAATGTTTtgcttcctccctagtcaccttTTTCGGATTTATTTCATTCAGCATGCAGATGACAAGCGACTGAATTCTGTCAATGAAATCTGCTTGGGCATAACTGCCTTCAGCTGCCTTGATCTGTTCTTGTTTGTGATAACTGGAAGTAAAACCCTGAGGCAAAGAATCAATGGACTTTTATGCTGCTAA